Proteins from one bacterium genomic window:
- a CDS encoding glycosyltransferase family 4 protein: protein MIRLFFVSHSIPPTNDLLENIGGMQRASLQLLEALRNEVHFNVLPFLLMSSWRFIHIQTAFFLIKLIFRLPIAIRRQRPEIVLFSSMVTAAVMLFIKKKGSSPKYVAIAHGRDVTLPNPLYQIILKCVFKKLDGVIAVSSATKASCMACGLSSDQVVVIPNAIPPGYDTLPIPPKTIADFLFQNHHIPREARPVLLTVGRLVLRKGHAWFIEHVLQRLDHDVIYLIVGDGPEYDTIRQTIARSPKRHTIALLGKMPEDWLLGLYEYADIFVMPNISVPGDIEGFGIVLLEANRAGLPAVVTDIEGITDVVTDGLNGYRVKQNDAAGFANKIDSLLKKNMKQAKPQIQQHVRGHFIWPCVIEKYNRYFASLSPRATQS from the coding sequence GTGATTCGCCTGTTTTTTGTATCGCATTCCATTCCGCCGACGAATGATCTGCTCGAAAATATTGGCGGAATGCAACGTGCCAGCCTCCAATTGTTGGAAGCTCTGCGCAACGAAGTCCATTTTAATGTGTTGCCTTTTTTACTTATGTCGTCCTGGAGGTTTATCCACATTCAAACAGCCTTCTTTTTGATTAAGCTCATCTTTAGGCTTCCGATCGCAATACGTCGTCAACGTCCGGAAATCGTGTTGTTTTCAAGTATGGTTACTGCAGCCGTCATGCTGTTTATCAAGAAAAAAGGATCGTCACCCAAATATGTCGCGATCGCCCACGGGCGCGACGTGACGCTCCCCAACCCGCTGTATCAGATTATTCTCAAGTGCGTATTCAAGAAACTGGATGGTGTTATTGCCGTCTCTTCGGCCACAAAGGCAAGTTGTATGGCGTGTGGACTCTCTTCAGATCAGGTTGTGGTTATCCCCAACGCCATACCTCCCGGTTATGATACGCTCCCGATACCGCCGAAGACCATAGCCGATTTTCTTTTTCAAAATCATCATATTCCGCGCGAAGCTCGCCCCGTCTTACTGACCGTTGGTAGACTCGTCCTGCGCAAAGGTCACGCATGGTTTATCGAGCACGTGCTTCAAAGATTAGATCACGACGTGATCTATCTTATCGTCGGCGATGGCCCCGAATACGACACCATCCGCCAAACAATCGCGCGGTCACCCAAACGTCACACCATCGCTTTACTTGGCAAAATGCCCGAAGACTGGCTGCTGGGATTGTATGAATACGCGGATATTTTCGTAATGCCCAATATTTCCGTACCCGGCGATATCGAGGGCTTTGGTATCGTCTTATTGGAAGCCAATCGCGCAGGACTACCCGCCGTGGTAACCGATATCGAAGGTATCACGGATGTAGTCACCGATGGATTAAACGGATATCGCGTCAAACAAAATGACGCCGCCGGATTTGCTAATAAAATCGATAGTTTGCTGAAAAAAAATATGAAACAAGCCAAGCCGCAAATCCAGCAACATGTCCGTGGTCATTTTATATGGCCGTGCGTGATAGAAAAATATAACCGATACTTTGCGTCGCTAAGCCCCCGCGCAACCCAATCGTAA
- a CDS encoding polysaccharide biosynthesis protein, translated as MSSALGKKAFVVTAAGIVTTGIDLLTAIIIVRLLDKSDFAVMSYLLMIFQVGRFIATMGFPDSIFYFFERTEIQARRALVLQTFTIVGLMALVVGLAIGFLPLIIESFLSAEWEKSQIEYLKQFLPWMSLVMILEVPTWPVTNILIAFARTTYAAWYQIITSIMTLLALAVPLILKFPLSYAIYGLAAYAFIRFVMSWYLMDLILPPDRESLAKGSVIAQIRFSVIIGSASLISRFNKHVDKFIVAAILTPVALAEYNIGAQEIPIVAVIPYAVSSALIGQFVRHIMDEDRQRLTALWHSAIRNVTMIVVPITIFFIASAQDFICLMFGSSYMASIIPFQVFSLIVLHRVTSYGGALQAFGDKRGILFLSLFLVLTNTLLCVPFTYWWGITGTAVAAWLANMAAWCMALRRIGNHMKLPFYKVIPFHHYLKVLILAALSGLATWFIRYRVLDASQHASGFVISFVIYAIVFFLLSWKFGLVHRETIRRAFIALGK; from the coding sequence ATGTCATCTGCATTAGGAAAAAAGGCATTTGTCGTAACCGCTGCCGGCATTGTGACTACGGGTATTGATCTTTTGACAGCCATTATCATCGTTCGGTTGCTGGATAAATCTGATTTTGCCGTGATGAGCTATTTACTTATGATTTTTCAGGTAGGTCGCTTTATTGCGACCATGGGTTTTCCGGACAGCATTTTTTATTTTTTTGAACGAACTGAAATTCAGGCACGCCGCGCTTTAGTCCTTCAGACTTTCACTATTGTAGGGCTGATGGCATTGGTCGTAGGGCTCGCAATAGGCTTTTTGCCCTTGATAATAGAGTCGTTTCTCAGTGCAGAGTGGGAAAAAAGTCAGATTGAATATCTAAAACAGTTTTTGCCCTGGATGTCTCTTGTTATGATTCTGGAGGTTCCGACATGGCCGGTAACCAATATTCTTATTGCGTTCGCTCGAACAACTTATGCAGCATGGTATCAGATTATTACCAGCATCATGACGCTTTTGGCTTTGGCAGTCCCGCTGATTCTTAAATTTCCATTGTCCTATGCTATTTATGGGCTTGCCGCATATGCCTTCATTCGTTTTGTCATGTCATGGTATCTCATGGACCTGATTTTGCCTCCCGATCGTGAGTCCTTGGCCAAAGGATCCGTCATAGCGCAGATCCGATTTTCCGTTATCATCGGCTCGGCGTCGTTGATCAGCCGTTTCAATAAACATGTGGACAAATTTATCGTGGCGGCGATTTTAACACCGGTGGCTTTGGCGGAATACAATATTGGAGCGCAAGAAATTCCGATCGTTGCGGTGATACCTTATGCGGTGAGTTCGGCACTGATCGGTCAATTTGTACGTCATATTATGGATGAAGATCGGCAGCGTTTAACGGCATTGTGGCATAGTGCAATACGCAACGTGACGATGATCGTCGTCCCGATTACGATTTTTTTTATCGCTTCAGCCCAAGATTTCATTTGCCTGATGTTTGGCTCGTCCTATATGGCGTCTATTATTCCATTTCAAGTGTTTTCTTTGATCGTGCTTCACCGTGTCACATCCTATGGCGGCGCGTTGCAGGCATTCGGTGATAAAAGAGGAATTTTGTTCCTGTCGTTATTTCTCGTACTCACAAACACCTTATTGTGCGTTCCGTTTACGTATTGGTGGGGTATTACAGGGACAGCTGTGGCCGCCTGGCTGGCCAATATGGCCGCCTGGTGCATGGCGTTGCGGCGAATCGGAAATCACATGAAGTTGCCGTTTTACAAAGTCATTCCTTTCCATCACTATCTGAAAGTACTGATCTTGGCGGCGCTGTCAGGGCTGGCAACTTGGTTTATACGCTATAGAGTATTGGATGCTTCGCAGCATGCATCAGGGTTTGTGATTTCCTTCGTCATTTATGCGATTGTATTTTTTTTGTTAAGCTGGAAGTTTGGTTTGGTTCACCGGGAAACGATCAGACGTGCATTCATTGCGCTCGGAAAGTGA
- a CDS encoding phosphatase PAP2 family protein — MRLLETLQQWDNWLVIHASRTFSHRVLHAWFYAMSRLGDGHAYIFATAYLSWTHSAIAGAIWKIGALAFAINLTIYKLSKQTLKRKRPCSGGVLVIQKIVPPDEFSFPSGHTSGAFVMASLIAHVVPEAAPFVFGWAGMVGVSRVYLGVHYPTDILAGTVLGLSSFKLALWLV, encoded by the coding sequence ATGCGATTATTAGAAACCTTGCAGCAATGGGACAATTGGTTAGTCATACACGCGTCACGTACGTTTTCGCATCGTGTGTTGCATGCGTGGTTTTATGCTATGTCGCGGTTGGGCGACGGCCACGCGTATATTTTCGCTACGGCATATCTATCCTGGACACATTCCGCTATCGCCGGGGCGATTTGGAAAATCGGTGCATTGGCCTTTGCCATCAATCTCACAATTTACAAGCTATCCAAACAAACTCTGAAACGTAAGCGACCTTGTTCCGGGGGAGTACTTGTCATTCAAAAAATTGTTCCGCCGGATGAATTTAGCTTTCCATCCGGCCATACCTCCGGCGCTTTTGTAATGGCATCGTTGATTGCGCATGTGGTCCCCGAAGCCGCGCCATTCGTTTTTGGTTGGGCCGGCATGGTGGGGGTTTCTAGGGTATATTTAGGGGTTCACTATCCTACGGATATTTTGGCCGGTACCGTGCTAGGATTAAGTAGTTTCAAACTGGCGCTGTGGTTAGTTTAG
- a CDS encoding glycosyltransferase family 1 protein has product MVYPVTFEPPRISPKPQLRLALFTGSYQYIRDGVALTLNRWVNYLLSQNISVMIFSPTAKHPALHTTGQLISAPSIALPGRSEYRMGIGFSSSMKRELAQFDPNLIHIATPDLLGIRALEYAKAQDIPMVMSYHTHFTAYLKYYRLNMFEASAWKYLTWFYGQARRVYVPTQSMAETLVDRSLSDKIEIWPRGVDSDLFRPEIRDNAWRRQIGIKDDEIAVLFVSRLVAEKNLKLLGQILTLAMQMNRRIRPVIVGEGPARKELQNTLPSAIFLGQQNGNDLAKVYACCDVFLFPSETETFGNVTLEALAAGLPVIAADATGSRSLITNEHNGFLAEPLDVTDFAAKLNLISENRQLRKRMSAQARQTALLRPWSQIHQSLLQSYYDVLAEGFRDEAAA; this is encoded by the coding sequence ATGGTGTATCCGGTTACTTTTGAACCGCCGCGTATCTCTCCGAAACCACAATTAAGGCTGGCCCTTTTTACGGGAAGTTACCAGTACATACGAGATGGTGTCGCGCTGACGTTGAACCGTTGGGTAAACTATCTTCTTTCACAGAATATCTCTGTGATGATATTCAGCCCCACGGCCAAACACCCGGCTCTGCATACAACCGGCCAACTCATTTCGGCGCCATCAATCGCTTTACCCGGTAGATCGGAATACCGCATGGGTATTGGATTTTCGTCGTCCATGAAACGCGAGCTGGCACAATTCGACCCCAATCTCATTCACATCGCGACACCGGATTTGTTGGGAATTCGAGCGCTTGAATACGCAAAAGCTCAAGATATCCCGATGGTTATGTCATATCACACACACTTTACCGCTTATTTGAAATACTACAGACTAAATATGTTCGAGGCATCGGCATGGAAATATTTGACATGGTTTTACGGACAAGCGCGTCGAGTTTACGTGCCTACACAGTCGATGGCCGAGACTTTGGTTGACCGGAGCCTTAGCGATAAAATCGAAATTTGGCCGAGAGGTGTAGATTCTGATTTATTTCGACCGGAGATCAGAGACAATGCCTGGCGCCGTCAAATAGGCATAAAGGATGATGAAATCGCTGTGCTTTTTGTATCACGACTAGTTGCGGAAAAAAATCTGAAATTGCTCGGGCAAATTTTAACGCTCGCCATGCAAATGAACCGACGCATTAGGCCTGTCATCGTCGGAGAAGGACCTGCCAGAAAAGAGCTTCAGAATACGTTGCCATCGGCCATTTTTTTAGGCCAACAAAATGGCAATGATCTGGCTAAGGTCTATGCGTGCTGCGACGTTTTTTTATTTCCCTCGGAAACGGAAACCTTTGGTAATGTCACACTTGAGGCTTTGGCGGCGGGCCTTCCGGTGATCGCCGCCGATGCGACCGGCAGCCGATCGCTGATCACCAACGAACATAATGGATTTCTTGCCGAACCCCTTGATGTGACAGATTTCGCAGCCAAACTGAATTTAATTTCAGAAAACCGGCAACTACGAAAGCGAATGAGCGCTCAGGCCCGTCAAACAGCTTTGCTTCGCCCATGGTCCCAGATCCATCAAAGTCTTCTGCAAAGCTATTATGACGTCCTCGCAGAAGGATTTCGCGATGAGGCCGCAGCGTGA
- a CDS encoding glycosyltransferase produces MASQTVMKKDAHRILMIAPYFPPRKRVGSQRPYRMAVRLKSLGWQPAIVTIDSSSRLGEEEIALLEGIPILSLKTPLDRTTSGTNHGASYRIEETFSFIARWFPIDTWLPLLWLHRRSVIAYARQFNPDVVWSTADPWSSHWLGRTVAKALRVKWVADFRDPWMLCPVRNQRRSRLTQVYDRRIERRWINDADKIIFTSCVTEERYRLFYPASASRMSTIYNGFENMVYEEMTQRPHKSSANEIRIVFLGAFRWLSPAIPVIAMLKRLKEINDGINPSVKIISFAPLTDQDRILAESAGVLSHFEVHKPVYGNAMLDELLTYDILLVSASEMRNDIIPAKLWDYMPIGRPVLSLATNSEISHILHDTGIGIQLSPQDAADGLFQILQGAAIHQLLRFNPRIEQINKYSSENGASKLAEQLSTLCHLH; encoded by the coding sequence GTGGCATCGCAAACCGTCATGAAAAAAGACGCACATCGCATACTTATGATAGCGCCATATTTTCCACCAAGAAAGAGGGTGGGGTCCCAGCGTCCGTATCGAATGGCCGTGCGGTTGAAGTCATTGGGTTGGCAGCCGGCAATCGTAACCATCGATTCTTCATCGCGATTGGGGGAGGAAGAGATAGCCTTGCTGGAGGGCATACCGATACTTTCCCTGAAAACTCCTCTCGATCGCACCACATCAGGGACAAATCATGGGGCTTCTTATCGTATAGAAGAGACATTTTCATTTATAGCTCGGTGGTTTCCGATTGATACATGGCTACCTTTGCTGTGGTTGCATCGTCGGTCGGTCATAGCCTACGCACGTCAGTTTAATCCTGATGTTGTATGGAGCACAGCTGATCCATGGTCTTCGCATTGGTTGGGACGCACCGTTGCAAAGGCCTTACGGGTAAAGTGGGTAGCGGATTTTCGCGATCCCTGGATGCTATGCCCGGTGCGCAATCAGCGCAGAAGCAGGCTGACGCAAGTCTATGACCGCAGGATAGAACGCCGATGGATTAACGATGCTGATAAAATCATTTTTACGTCGTGTGTTACCGAGGAGCGATATCGCTTATTTTATCCGGCTAGCGCGTCCCGCATGTCCACTATTTATAATGGTTTTGAGAATATGGTTTATGAAGAAATGACCCAGCGTCCGCATAAGTCATCAGCGAATGAAATTCGTATCGTTTTTTTGGGTGCATTTCGATGGTTGTCCCCGGCCATTCCCGTAATAGCCATGCTCAAACGCTTAAAAGAAATCAACGACGGAATAAACCCGTCGGTTAAAATAATTTCTTTTGCACCCCTGACGGATCAAGACCGTATATTGGCGGAATCCGCTGGCGTTTTGTCGCATTTTGAGGTGCACAAACCCGTCTATGGTAATGCCATGCTTGATGAACTGCTAACCTATGATATTCTCCTTGTAAGCGCCTCGGAAATGCGCAATGACATTATTCCAGCGAAACTGTGGGACTACATGCCGATAGGTCGTCCGGTGTTGTCGCTAGCGACGAATTCTGAAATCAGCCATATCTTGCATGATACCGGCATCGGCATCCAGCTGTCGCCGCAGGACGCGGCTGATGGCCTCTTTCAAATTTTGCAAGGCGCGGCTATCCATCAGCTTCTAAGATTCAATCCGCGGATTGAACAAATAAACAAATATTCCTCTGAGAACGGCGCCAGTAAGCTGGCAGAACAATTAAGTACATTATGTCATCTGCATTAG